In Bactrocera oleae isolate idBacOlea1 chromosome 5, idBacOlea1, whole genome shotgun sequence, a genomic segment contains:
- the LOC106614253 gene encoding uncharacterized protein, producing the protein MLRYLNFKITPKTITVLFVLFLGSLTRAEDRATSTASVTTNSDQSTSLGSGSTRQIDGSIKRNVNLRDLSTSSSAKSYDTPPEFYRGPGSPSKTSSSTSSSSSASINTPYHNRDSATASFISKPITFPDLTGKKKFHNNDPSQQLANSFNNWQQIRGQSAQDRISVKPYGSNEVHGLTSGYAPGGGGDHHSYHDIRPYTTGGHYIDYGPTHASGHYGATGHSGYYGGANSVEAGAIPFDVYGGKGIGHYAGAGGEYSYTYPEVPHETAAHKGHHELSQKALLAKSFLIPLASAAVLGIAAALASNPLLLQLGTVSGVPVNVVGKRRRRDLRTLSAVKAGLVASELPKSERKAAAGADMAYRAQHLRSKARV; encoded by the exons atgttgcgtTATCTAAACTTTAAAATAACACCTAAGACTATAACAGTACTTTTTGTGTTGTTTCTCGGTTCATTAACCCGTGCGGAAGATCGCGCTACGTCGACAGCTTCCGTTACAACCAACTCGGACCAATCAACGTCTCTTGGTTCGGGTTCCACGAGGCAAATAGATGGTTCTATTAAAAGGAATGTAAATTTGAGAGATTTATCAACATCAAGTTCGGCCAAAAGTTATGATACGCCGCCAGAATTTTATAG AGGCCCAGGTTCACCCAGCAAAACATCATCTTCGACATCAAGCTCGTCTTCAGCTTCAATCAATACACCTTATCATAATCGCGACAGCGCCACCGCAAGCTTTATCTCCAAACCCATCACGTTTCCAGACCTTAccggaaaaaaaaaattccacaaCAATGATCCCAGTCAACAACTAGCGAACTCTTTCAACAACTGGCAGCAGATACGCGGACAAAGCGCACAGGATAGGATCAGTGTGA AACCTTATGGCAGCAACGAGGTGCATGGACTAACTTCAGGTTACGCACCTGGTGGAGGCGGTGACCACCACAGCTACCATGACATACGACCCTACACAACCGGTGGACACTACATCGACTACGGCCCTACACATGCCAGTGGACACTACGGCGCCACCGGTCACAGCGGCTACTATGGCGGAGCGAACAGTGTCGAGGCCGGCGCTATACCCTTCGACGTGTATGGCGGCAAAGGCATCGGCCACTATGCGGGCGCCGGTGGTGAGTACTCATACACCTACCCGGAAGTGCCACACGAAACGGCAGCGCACAAGGGCCACCACGAGCTGTCGCAGAAGGCTTTGTTGGCTAAAAGTTTTCTCATACCGCTTGCAAGTGCCGCGGTTTTGGGCATCGCCGCGGCGCTGGCCAGCAATCCGCTGCTACTGCAACTGGGCACAGTATCTGGCGTGCCTGTGAACGTGGTGGGTAAAAGACGACGTAGAGATTTGCGAACTTTGAGCGCAGTGAAAGCGGGATTAGTGGCCAGTGAGCTGCCGAAGTCTGAAAGAAAAGCTGCGGCGGGCGCAGACATGGCTTATCGCGCCCAACATCTGCGGTCCAAGGCACGTGTGTAG